One Ictalurus punctatus breed USDA103 chromosome 10, Coco_2.0, whole genome shotgun sequence genomic region harbors:
- the ddx59 gene encoding probable ATP-dependent RNA helicase DDX59, with translation MFMPRSLKVKRAPDSQKTTEAKKSKGNLDDTVTISDATEVHSVDKCLPVKTEDKPDESHEDATILQSELLRNETEVSEEAQEDEEPVKAFKKSQRWPDPGEPVCVMCGRYGEYICDNTDNDVCSLECKASHLASMCMGLRERVFSKMKQEGTGISPSATHTDHSSDSAELGYSYKEDAFITDLTEDQVERVKKELAIVTEGRDVRRPIIEFEHCRFPEVLRMNLKKAGYEAPTPIQMQMVPIGLVGRDVIATADTGSGKTIAFLLPVVVHCLEKEAGTSPGPVNVILTPTRELAIQIERQVKELIMGLPNMRTALLVGGMPLPPQLHRLKQKIKIVIATPGRLIEILKQKAVQLDGVKVVVVDEADTMLKMGFQQQVFEILEHIPNDHQTLLTSATIPAGTELLISRLTSDPVRITVGQKNQPCANVRQIVLWVEEPSKKKKLFEILNDRKLYQPPVVVFVDCKLGADLLCEAVHKVMGLNTVAIHSDKTQWERNRILKGLLDGQFEVVVSTGVLGRGLDLVNVKLVVNFDMPTNMDEYVHQIGRAGRLGHRGTAITFMNNNNKRLFLGIVERVKPTGSQLPPQLLNSPHLIEQQRRARKSNKQGRDDVVTKSNIIDIIKKHDRSHFKK, from the exons ATGTTTATGCCTCGATCGTTAAAGGTTAAGAGAGCGCCCGACAGTCAGAAAACTACCGAGGCGAAAAAAAGCAAAGGTAACTTAGATGACACTGTGACTATTTCAGATGCTACCGAGGTGCACAGTGTGGATAAATGTTTGCCAGTGAAAACAGAAGATAAACCTGACGAATCGCACGAAGACGCCACGATATTACAAAGCGAGTTGCTCAGAAATGAAACAGAGGTGTCTGAAGAGGCGCAGGAGGACGAGGAACCTGTAAAAGCGTTCAAGAAAAGCCAGAGATGGCCAGACCCAGGGGAGCCTGTTTGTGTCATGTGCGGCCGTTATGGCGAGTACATTTGCGACAATACTGACAATGATGTGTGCAGTCTGGAGTGCAAGGCGAGCCACTTGGCCAGCATGTGCATGGGACTTCGAGAAAGGGTCTTCTCCAAAATGAAGCAAGAGGGTACAGGTATCTCTCCATCGGCCACACATACTGACCACTCTTCTGATAGTGCTGAACTTGGCTACTCCTACAAAGAGGATGCCTTCATAACAGATCTGACTGAAGACCAGGTTGAAAGGGTGAAGAAAGAACTGGCAATTGTTACAGAAGGTCGGGATGTCCGTAGGCCCATTATTGAGTTTGAGCACTGCCGCTTTCCTGAAGTGCTCAGGATGAACCTGAAGAAGGCTGGCTATGAGGCGCCGACTCCTATCCAAATGCAGATGGTTCCTATAGGTTTGGTTGGGAGAGATGTAATTGCCACAGCTGACACAGGATCTGGAAAGACCATTGCCTTCCTGCTTCCAGTGGTGGTTCATTGCTTGGAG AAGGAAGCAGGTACTTCACCCGGACCTGTGAATGTGATTCTGACTCCAACCCGAGAGCTGGCTATCCAAATCGAGAGACAGGTAAAGGAGCTGATTATGGGCTTGCCCAACATGAGGACTGCGCTGCTGGTCGGAGGGATGCCTCTACCGCCTCAGCTACATCGGCTCAAACAGAAAATCAAG ATTGTGATTGCCACTCCAGGCCGTCTCATAGAGATTCTGAAGCAGAAGGCTGTCCAGCTTGACGGCGTAAAAGTCGTAGTGGTTGATGAG GCTGATACCATGCTGAAGATGGGATTCCAGCAACAAGTGTTTGAGATTTTGGAGCACATTCCTAATGACCACCAGACTTTGCTGACCTCTGCCACGATACCTGCAGGAACGGAGCTGCTAATCTCTCGTCTGACCAGCGATCCCGTACGCATTACAGTCGGCCAGAAGAATCAACCATGTGCTAACGTTCGCCAGATCGTTCTCTGGGTGGAGGAGCCGTCGAAGAAAAAGAAGCTCTTCGAGATTCTAAAC gACAGAAAGCTCTACCAGCCACCTGTGGTGGTGTTTGTGGACTGTAAACTCGGAGCTGACCTTTTATGTGAGGCTGTACACAAAGTTATGGGTTTAAATACAGTAGCTATTCACTCTGACAAGACACAGTGGGAGCGCAACCGGATCCTCAAG GGTCTGCTTGACGGTCAGTTTGAAGTGGTGGTTAGTACAGGCGTACTGGGTAGAGGACTGGACCTGGTCAATGTCAAGCTGGTGGTGAATTTTGACATGCCAACTAACATGGATGAGTATGTTCATCAG ATTGGTAGAGCAGGAAGACTCGGGCACAGAGGGACAGCAATCACCTTCATGAATAACAACAATAAGCGCTTATTTCTGGGCATCGTGGAGAGAGTAAAGCCGACTGGCTCCCAGCTTCCACCGCAACTCCTCAACTCCCCACATCTAATCGAACAGCAAAGGAGAGCCAGAAAAAGTAATAAACAAGGAAGGGATGATGTCGTGACCAAGAGCAATATTATTGACATTATTAAAAAGCATGACAGGAGCCATTTTAAGAAGTGA